A single Musa acuminata AAA Group cultivar baxijiao chromosome BXJ2-1, Cavendish_Baxijiao_AAA, whole genome shotgun sequence DNA region contains:
- the LOC135597956 gene encoding uncharacterized protein LOC135597956, with translation MEVPIKFYRGINSYWRRRKYQKLERSSSPGHKKVTKLGAVRGTRRWFVRLRRSFRFRIRLPSPVRLLVRLRDAYVDCMLAMAGKAPGLSTKSGPEVWSKRIPTSRSTKIKSVEFERRLICEIYKSLVISGEL, from the coding sequence atgGAGGTGCCCATCAAGTTCTACAGGGGCATCAACTCCtactggaggaggaggaagtacCAGAAGCTGGAGAGATCGTCGTCACCCGGGCATAAGAAGGTGACGAAGCTCGGGGCTGTGCGGGGGACGAGGCGGTGGTTCGTGAGGCTCCGGCGGAGCTTCCGGTTCAGGATCAGACTCCCTTCCCCGGTCCGGCTCCTGGTCCGGCTCAGGGACGCCTACGTCGACTGCATGCTGGCCATGGCCGGGAAGGCGCCCGGCCTCTCCACCAAGAGTGGGCCGGAGGTCTGGTCGAAGAGGATCCCCACGTCTCGATCGACGAAGATCAAATCGGTTGAGTTCGAGCGGAGGTTAATATGCGAGATCTACAAGTCCCTCGTCATCTCCGGAGAGCTGTGA
- the LOC103990202 gene encoding probable linoleate 9S-lipoxygenase 5 has product MLHGFFDAITGKHHEHHEAPKSSTTVKGSVLLMKKNVLDFNDFNASLLDGLHEFLGKGVSFQLVSATVADPHNGNKGKIGPPAYLEEWITTMTSVATGETKFTVHFSWDESQGVPGAIIVKNNHHSAFYLKTITLEGVPNKEHIHFVCNSWVYPVDKYKYDRIFFANDTYLPSKTPEPLKRYREEELVHLRGDDVTGELKEHDRIYNYAYYNDLGNPDKGHDYARPILGGSQEQPYPRRGRTGRHPTKTDPNYESRLPLLSLDIYVPRDERFGHLKMSDFLAYALKSLTQSLLPTLSAVFDTTPMEFDSFKDVLQLYEGGLPIPQSPELDEIRSHLPFEMLKELVRTDGERVLKLPLPQVIQEDRNAWRTDEEFGREMLAGVNPVIISRVQEFPPVSKLDPKVYGDHTSSINASHIEKNLEGLTVQKAMKENKLFILDHHDALMPYLRRINSGSNKIYASRTLLLLKDDGTLKPLVIELSLPHPDGDQHGAVNRVFTPAEQGVEGSIWQLAKAYACVNDSGYHQLISHWLNTHAVIEPFVIATNRQLSAVHPVYKLLGPHYRDTMNINALARQTLINAGGVLESTVFPGKYAMEMSSVVYKSWKLTEQGLPDDLLKRGVAVEDPASPNKLRLLIKDYPFAVDGLAIWSAIETWVTEYCSIYYSNDAAIRADVELQAWWKEVREVGHGDKKDEDWWPKMQTLAELAKTCTTIIWVASALHAAVNFGQYPYAGYLPNRPTISRRFMPEPGTPEYHELEKNPDLAFLKTITSQFQTILGVSLIEVLSRHSSDEVYLGQRDSPEWTTDRSALEAFERFSHKLIEIENRIISMNQDASLRNRTGPVKMPYTLLYPNVSDLTGVGGLTGRGIPNSVSI; this is encoded by the exons ATGTTGCACGGCTTCTTTGACGCCATCACCGGGAAGCACCATGAACACCATGAAGCCCCGAAGTCGTCGACGACGGTGAAAGGCTCGGTGTTGCTGATGAAGAAGAACGTGCTGGACTTCAACGACTTCAACGCCTCGTTGCTCGACGGCCTGCACGAGTTCCTGGGGAAGGGCGTCAGCTTCCAGCTCGTCAGCGCCACCGTCGCCGACCCCC ACAATGGAAACAAGGGGAAGATAGGCCCACCGGCATACTTGGAGGAATGGATCACGACGATGACGTCGGTGGCCACCGGCGAGACCAAGTTCACCGTGCACTTCAGCTGGGACGAGAGTCAGGGCGTCCCCGGAGCCATCATCGTCAAGAACAACCACCACTCGGCGTTCTACCTCAAGACCATAACCTTGGAGGGCGTCCCTAACAAGGAGCATATCCATTTCGTCTGCAACTCTTGGGTGTACCCCGTCGACAAGTACAAATACGACCGTATCTTCTTCGCCAACGAC ACATATCTTCCGAGCAAAACGCCGGAGCCACTGAAGCGATACAGGGAGGAAGAGCTCGTCCACCTCCGGGGCGACGACGTGACCGGGGAGCTCAAGGAACACGACCGCATCTACAACTATGCCTACTACAACGACCTCGGCAACCCCGACAAGGGCCACGACTACGCCCGCCCCATCCTCGGCGGATCCCAGGAGCAACCTTACCCACGCCGCGGCCGCACCGGCCGCCACCCCACCAAGACTG ACCCCAATTACGAGAGTAGGCTGCCGCTTCTCAGCCTGGACATATACGTTCCGAGGGACGAGCGATTTGGGCACCTCAAGATGTCTGATTTCCTCGCGTATGCCCTCAAGTCATTGACGCAGTCCCTTCTCCCGACTCTCAGCGCCGTGTTTGATACGACTCCGATGGAGTTCGACTCGTTCAAGGATGTGCTGCAGCTGTACGAAGGCGGGCTGCCGATTCCTCAGAGCCCCGAGCTCGACGAGATCCGCAGCCACCTGCCCTTCGAGATGCTCAAGGAGCTCGTCCGCACCGACGGGGAGCGAGTTCTCAAGCTCCCGCTTCCCCAGGTCATCCAAG AGGATAGAAATGCGTGGAGGACCGATGAAGAGTTCGGAAGGGAGATGCTCGCTGGCGTCAACCCTGTCATCATCAGCCGTGTCCAG GAGTTTCCTCCGGTTAGCAAGCTTGATCCGAAAGTATATGGCGATCATACCAGCTCGATCAACGCATCTCACATCGAGAAGAATCTTGAAGGCCTTACTGTGCAGAAG GCAATGAAGGAGAACAAGCTCTTCATTTTGGATCACCATGATGCCTTGATGCCGTACCTGAGGCGCATCAACTCTGGTTCCAACAAGATCTACGCCAGTAGGACCCTGCTGCTGCTCAAGGATGATGGCACTCTGAAGCCACTTGTCATCGAGCTGAGTTTGCCGCACCCTGATGGAGATCAGCACGGCGCCGTCAACCGTGTCTTCACACCGGCCGAGCAGGGCGTGGAGGGGTCGATTTGGCAGTTGGCCAAGGCTTATGCTTGCGTCAACGATTCCGGCTATCACCAACTCATCAGCCACTG GTTGAACACGCACGCGGTCATTGAGCCTTTCGTGATCGCCACCAACCGGCAGCTCAGCGCCGTCCACCCAGTCTACAAGCTTCTCGGCCCCCACTACCGTGACACCATGAACATTAACGCATTGGCGCGTCAGACCCTCATCAATGCCGGAGGCGTCCTGGAATCGACCGTCTTCCCGGGAAAGTACGCCATGGAGATGTCGTCCGTGGTTTACAAGAGCTGGAAACTGACAGAGCAGGGGCTACCAGATGATCTCCTCAAGCG AGGAGTTGCGGTGGAAGACCCGGCGAGCCCGAACAAGCTCCGCCTACTGATCAAGGACTACCCCTTCGCCGTCGACGGCCTGGCAATCTGGTCTGCGATCGAGACGTGGGTCACCGAGTACTGCTCCATCTACTACAGCAACGACGCGGCGATCCGCGCCGATGTCGAGCTGCAGGCCTGGTGGAAGGAGGTCCGCGAGGTCGGCCACGGCGACAAGAAGGACGAGGATTGGTGGCCCAAGATGCAGACCCTGGCGGAGCTGGCCAAGACCTGTACCACCATCATCTGGGTGGCCTCCGCCCTGCACGCGGCGGTCAACTTCGGGCAGTACCCCTACGCTGGCTACCTCCCCAACCGGCCCACCATCAGTCGGCGGTTCATGCCCGAGCCGGGCACGCCGGAGTACCACGAGCTGGAGAAGAACCCGGACCTAGCGTTCCTGAAGACCATCACCAGCCAGTTCCAGACCATCCTCGGCGTGTCACTCATCGAGGTCCTGTCGCGCCACTCCTCCGACGAGGTGTACCTTGGGCAAAGGGACTCGCCGGAGTGGACCACGGACCGCAGCGCGCTCGAGGCGTTCGAGCGATTTAGCCATAAGTTGATCGAGATCGAGAATCGGATCATAAGCATGAACCAGGACGCGAGCCTGAGGAATCGCACCGGCCCGGTTAAGATGCCCTACACGCTGCTCTACCCCAACGTCTCCGACTTGACCGGCGTCGGCGGGCTCACTGGACGGGGAATCCCCAACAGCGTCTCCATCTGA
- the LOC135598848 gene encoding amino-acid permease BAT1 homolog, giving the protein MAERRLLEGDESIREEEEEEEEGNGDGSRLKQLGYKQELSRSLSVISSFSVSFSVISVLTGITTLYNTGLEFGGPVTMIYGWPIAGAFTLMVGLAMSEICSAYPTSGGLYFWSAKLCGDRWGPFASWITGWFNIVGQWAVTTSVDFSLAQLLQVIILLSTGGNNGGGYLASKYLVIGFHGAILLIHAIINSLPITWISLFGQLAATWNVIGVFVLMILVPTVATERSSAKFVFTHFNTDNDAGIHSRLYIFVLGLLMSQYTLTGYDASANMTEETKNADKNGPKGIISSIGISIIVGWGYLLGITFAATNIPYLLSSDNDAGGYAIAEVFYLAFKSRYGNGIGGIICLGIVAVAIFFCGMSSVTSNSRTVYAFSRDGAMPLSSFWHKVNNQEVPINAVWLSAFISFCMALTSLGSLVAFQAMVSIATIGLYIAYALPIFFRVTLARKSFVPGPFNLGRYSLLVGRVAVLWVATITVLFSLPVAYPITGDTLNYTPVLVGGLLLLTVASWLLSARHWFRGPTANINA; this is encoded by the exons atgGCTGAAAGAAGACTTCTCGAAGGCGATGAATCGatcagggaggaggaggaggaggaggaggagggaaatgGCGACGGCTCACGGCTGAAGCAACTCGGCTACAAGCAAGAACTCAGCCGCAGCCTCTC GGTGATCTCCAGCTTTTCCGTGAGCTTCTCCGTCATATCGGTCCTGACTGGTATAACAACACTGTACAACACTGGCCTTGAGTTTGGAGGACCCGTGACCATGATATATGGATGGCCCATTGCTGGTGCTTTCACTCTTATGGTTGGTCTTGCCATGTCTGAGATCTGCTCGGCTTATCCCACCTCTGGTGGTCTCTACTTTTGGAGTGCTAAGCTTTGTGGCGACCGGTGGGGACCTTTTGCTTCGTGGATCACCGGATG GTTTAACATTGTTGGGCAG TGGGCTGTTACAACCAGTGTAGACTTCTCATTAGCTCAATTACTTCAAGTGATTATCCTACTTAGTACTGGAGGGAACAATGGAGGTGGATACTTGGCTTCCAAATATCTGGTCATTGGATTCCATGGGGCTATTCTCCTGATTCATGCTATCATAAACAGTCTTCCTATAACTTGGATATCATTGTTCGGACAGTTAGCTGCTACATGGAATGTAATAG GTGTTTTTGTCCTTATGATCCTCGTACCTACCGTTGCCACCGAAAGGTCCAGTGCCAAATTTGTCTTTACTCACTTCAACACTGACAATGATGCTGGAATCCACAGCAGGCTTTACATCTTTGTTTTAGGACTCTTGATGAGCCAATATACATTAACAGGATATGATGCATCTGCAAATATG ACAGAGGAAACTAAAAATGCAGACAAGAATGGTCCAAAGGGAATAATTAGTTCCATCGGCATATCAATCATCGTCGGCTGGGGCTACCTACTTGGGATCACATTTGCAGCTACAAACATTCCCTATCTCTTGAGCAGTGACAATGATGCTGGTGGATATGCAATTGCCGAAGTTTTTTATCTTGCCTTTAAAAgcagatatggcaatggaatcggTGGCATCATTTGTCTAGGAATCGTTGCTGTTGCTATATTTTTCTGTGGCATGAGTTCAGTAACAAGCAACTCCAG AACGGTGTACGCCTTCTCGCGAGATGGAGCCATGCCTCTATCCTCATTCTGGCACAAAGTGAACAATCAAGAAGTTCCGATCAATGCAGTTTGGCTCTCTGCTTTCATTTCGTTTTGCATGGCACTTACG TCCCTCGGCAGCTTGGTGGCATTCCAGGCAATGGTGTCGATCGCCACCATCGGGCTCTACATTGCCTACGCATTGCCCATCTTCTTCAGAGTAACTCTCGCACGCAAGTCGTTCGTGCCAGGGCCCTTCAACCTCGGCCGCTACAGTCTCTTGGTGGGTCGGGTGGCCGTCCTCTGGGTTGCAACCATCACGGTTCTCTTCTCCTTGCCCGTCGCGTACCCCATCACCGGGGACACTCTCAACTACACTCCTGTCCTCGTCGGCGGCCTGCTCCTCCTCACTGTTGCCTCGTGGCTGCTGAGCGCAAGACATTGGTTCAGAGGTCCAACAGCCAACATCAACGCCTGA